AAGCAGGAGGTCGGTGGCCTGGACCATCTGCACCGACAGGCAGGTGTCGAGGACGTCGCTGCTGGTCATGCCCTGGTGCAGGAAGCGGGCCTCGGGGCCGACGACCTCGGCCACATGGGTCAGGAAGGCGATGACGTCGTGCTTGGTGGTGCGCTCGATCTCGTCGATGCGGTCGGCGTCCCAGACCTTGTCCTTGCCGCCGGCCCAGATGGCCTTGGCGGCCTCCTTGGGGATGACGCCGAGCTCGGCCATGGCGTCAGCGGCGTGCGCCTCGATCTCGAACCAGATGCGATAGCGGGTCTGCGGCGACCAGATGGCCGCCGCCTCGGGACGGGAGTAGCGAGGGATCATGGGCGGGCCGTGTCGCCCCGCCCATGTCCGGAGTCAAGTCACCGCTTAGGTGGCGGAGGCCTTCATGTGCTTCACAAGGCCGATGGCGGCCAGGAAGTAGTGGATCGAGGCCCAGGCGTAGAAGCAGATCGAGATGACGATCCCCTGGCGCGTCGATTGGGCGCTGGTGTCCAGGCAAAGCTTGGCTGCTTCGGCGGTGGCGCCCTTGGGCGGCACGCCGCCCGGACAGCTGGCCACAAAGCTGGAACCGGCCTCGCCGCCGCCGAACGAACCGAACAGCGATTCGAGCACGCCGTGGTGACCGGGGGCGTTGAAGTTGAACTGCGCCAGATGGTCGATCAGCCAGCCGGTGAAGACGGGCCCGCCGCCGAGCGCGATCAGGTTGAGGAAGAAGAACAGCAGCGCCGTCGCCGTCGCCCGGCGGTAGGTGGGCACCGAGTTCTGCACCACGCCGAAGGTCGGGCCGAGGTAGGTGTAGTGGAAGATGCCGGGGATCAGGAGGATCAGGGCGGCGGTCTGCCAGTTGTTCTCCATGTAGGCCCAGATGTAGATCGGCGTGGCGATCAGCAGGCCGAAGGCTGGGGTGAGAGCGTACCATTTGGCGCTGCGCTTGCCGGCCCAGTCGGACAGGAAGCCGCCGACCAGGGTGCCGACGCCGGCCGAGAAGCCGCCGACCAGGCCGACGATCAGGCCGACGGTGGCCAGGTCCAGGCCGAACTGGCGCACGAAATAGGGGGGCACAAAGGCGCCGGCGCCGTAGGAGCCGAAGGAGGCGATGGTGACGCCGAGCACCATGTTGACCACCGGCCATTTGGTGAACAGCACCTTGGTCACGGTCCACAGCTCGCGGAACTCGTCACCGAAGGAGAAGGGCGGCTTCACATAGACCGGCGGGGCGACAACGCCTTCCTCGCTGATCGGCGCGACCGGGATGTCGGAGTGGCCGCGCGGCGGCTCCTTGACCAGCAGCTTGAAGAGGACGGCGAGCAGCAGGCCGGGGACGCCGACGATGATGAAGGCGATGCGCCAGCTGAACTCCTGGGCCAGCCAGCCGCCGGCCACGGCGCCGAACATGGTGCCGAGCGGGATGCCGAAGCTGTAGATCGACAGGGCGGTGGCCCGCTTCTTGGGTTCGAAATAGTCGCTGATCAGGCTGTGGGCCGGGGGCGAGCAGGCCGCCTCGCCGATGCCGACGCCGAAGCGGAGCAGGGCCAGCTGGGTGAAGTTCTGGGCCAGGCCGCAGAGGGCGGTGAAGCCCGACCAGATGACCAGGCCGACGGTGATGATGGTCACCCGGTTCTTGCGCTCGGCCAGGCGGGCGATCGGGATGCCGAGCAGGGTGTAGAGCAGGGCGAAATAGAGCCCGCCCAGCAGGCCCAGCTGGGTGTCGGTCAGCGACAGGTCGACCTTGATGGCCTGACCGATGGTCGAGATGATCGTCCGGTCGATGAAGTTGAAGGTGTAGGCCGCCACCAGCATGCTCAGCACCGTGGCCTTGTAGCCGTTCGAATAGACCGGCTTGGCCGCCGCATCCGTCATCGTGTGAAACCCTTCTTCTCGAACACAGTGTTGGTCGGTCCACTGACGGGACCGTTTGGGATGGGCTAGCTGACCATCTCTTCGCGGATGGTCTTGCGGGCCATCCAGAAGAGGGCGAAGGCGATCACGTTGAAGCCCATCGAAACGATGAGCGCCCAACGCAGGCCCTCGGCCTGAGCCACGCCGCAGGCCGCCTTGTTGGCCTCCAGCATGGCCTTGCCGCAGTCGGCGGCGGTCAGGCCCGATTGCTGCAGGATGCCGCCGGCCCACAGATCGCTGAGGATGCCGACGAACAGCGGCCCGAGGCCCAGCCCGACGAGGTTGATGATGAACAGCAGGACCGCCGCGCAGGTCGCCCGCATCTGCGGCTGCACGATGCTCTGGGCGGTGGCGTAGACCGGGCCGTACCAGAGGGAGCCGATGATGGCCGGCAGGGCCAGCAGGATCAGAGCGACCGTGGCGTTGGGGACCGAGACGGCGGTGATGTAGATCGGGATGGTGATCAGCGAGGCGATGGCCGGGACGATCACATAGGCCCGCAGGTCCCTGGCCCCCAGCTTGTCGGCGATGACTCCGCCGAGCCAGACGCCCAGCACGCCCGCCGTCCCGCTGACCACGCTGAGGGCGACGCCGACGGTGCCGATCGGGCCAATGGAGAAGCCGGTGACGCTGGTGATCCAGGCCGAGAGGTCGGCGATGTGACCCGCATGGCTGCGGAAGAAGAAGCTGGCCGTGAACGGGGCGTGGCCATAGCCGATGAAGGCCTTGATCGCGGCGGCGAAGGCGATCAGCCAGAAGGTCTTCTTCGAAAACAGCACGAGCATCGCCTCGCGCAGCGGCACGCTGGCCGTGGCCTTGGCGGCCATGATGGCGGTCAGCTTCTTGCGGGGCTCGGGCAGGGTGAAGAAGGTCAGCAGGGCAAAGAAGATGCCCGGCGCGCCGGCCACCAGGAAGGCGGCGCGCCAGCCGTAGGCGTCGGCGATCAGACCGCCCATGGCCATGCCGATCAGGCTGCCGAGCGGGGTGCCGATCGAGTAGAAGGCGATGGCCGAGGCGCGCTTTTCCCGAGGAACATAGTCGGTGATCAGGGAGTGGGCCGGCGGGGTGCAGCCGGCTTCGCCGACGCCGACGCCGATCCGGGCGAGCACC
The nucleotide sequence above comes from Caulobacter sp. NIBR1757. Encoded proteins:
- a CDS encoding MFS transporter, producing MTDAAVPAPPESKLADRADDGPGIEPLSKGFRRYALWTLMIIYTLNFLDRQIVNILAEPIKKDLHLADWQLGMMTGLAFALFYTVLGIPIARKAEKSNRPMIIGGALAVWSGFTMLCGFAQNFWHLVLARIGVGVGEAGCTPPAHSLITDYVPREKRASAIAFYSIGTPLGSLIGMAMGGLIADAYGWRAAFLVAGAPGIFFALLTFFTLPEPRKKLTAIMAAKATASVPLREAMLVLFSKKTFWLIAFAAAIKAFIGYGHAPFTASFFFRSHAGHIADLSAWITSVTGFSIGPIGTVGVALSVVSGTAGVLGVWLGGVIADKLGARDLRAYVIVPAIASLITIPIYITAVSVPNATVALILLALPAIIGSLWYGPVYATAQSIVQPQMRATCAAVLLFIINLVGLGLGPLFVGILSDLWAGGILQQSGLTAADCGKAMLEANKAACGVAQAEGLRWALIVSMGFNVIAFALFWMARKTIREEMVS
- a CDS encoding MFS transporter → MTDAAAKPVYSNGYKATVLSMLVAAYTFNFIDRTIISTIGQAIKVDLSLTDTQLGLLGGLYFALLYTLLGIPIARLAERKNRVTIITVGLVIWSGFTALCGLAQNFTQLALLRFGVGIGEAACSPPAHSLISDYFEPKKRATALSIYSFGIPLGTMFGAVAGGWLAQEFSWRIAFIIVGVPGLLLAVLFKLLVKEPPRGHSDIPVAPISEEGVVAPPVYVKPPFSFGDEFRELWTVTKVLFTKWPVVNMVLGVTIASFGSYGAGAFVPPYFVRQFGLDLATVGLIVGLVGGFSAGVGTLVGGFLSDWAGKRSAKWYALTPAFGLLIATPIYIWAYMENNWQTAALILLIPGIFHYTYLGPTFGVVQNSVPTYRRATATALLFFFLNLIALGGGPVFTGWLIDHLAQFNFNAPGHHGVLESLFGSFGGGEAGSSFVASCPGGVPPKGATAEAAKLCLDTSAQSTRQGIVISICFYAWASIHYFLAAIGLVKHMKASAT